One region of Oryza glaberrima chromosome 7, OglaRS2, whole genome shotgun sequence genomic DNA includes:
- the LOC127779934 gene encoding uncharacterized protein LOC127779934 — protein MSCLLGRAAVPVKRVWLGLSARLGLRRTTGLGKLRNEVRTCEYSDVHVMWEMLSSMDAAAPPRHATAAAAGRKRRRPAATAAWSRLVSCCCCAF, from the exons ATGTCGTGCCTGCTTGGCCGGGCGGCGGTGCCGGTGAAGCGTGTCTGGCTCGGCCTCTCCGCCCGCCTCGGCCTCCGGCGAACCACCG GCCTGGGGAAGCTGCGGAATGAGGTGCGGACGTGCGAGTACAGCGACGTGCACGTCATGTGGGAGATGCTCAGCTccatggacgccgccgcgccgccgcgccacgccaccgccgccgccgccggcaggaaGAGGCgtcgccccgccgccaccgccgcgtggAGCCGCCTtgtctcctgctgctgctgcgccttCTGA
- the LOC127778825 gene encoding QWRF motif-containing protein 2-like has translation MVVDGGAAVASRPSSSRRRASATAKPRAVVASRYLLPSSRPASPAAATRPAAPRRPATMAADAAARAVSVAFQDASYCLDGGKARHVPHAPSPEKKRASFAAGAAAARAKVCDARWPAAGVNAAPYGFRGGVATRSVAFDEMTPRRASVDVPNPLRAALSSDDTESATSSAGSPDGDADADAKLAARARPSPRSIMASPARFSRDAMGSRSERFADHSTPFMSRTPRFLASPSPKTTPTAPPPPTTTKKKSVKSLFNGLLSSPFTRPSPKQPPPTKPAAISPASPSPARSSATVAASAVPGKLQAQGKAEEEHQLRLLHNRHLQWRLANAVAGAAISAQELNADKQLCGAWVSILGMRKSIALKKLELQLLRQNCKVMNILKGQMAYLEEWSLLENKYANSLSGTVEALNATVLRLPVSDGAVADFQSVKNAVGSAVDVMQTMRNSMSYLLPKLARTNVLVSQLSRIASQEQVLMAQCRELLSTLSLMHVKHSSLQGQMIQMSHPKRAKDVSSSEYPY, from the exons ATGGTggtcgatggcggcgccgccgtggcgtctCGGCCGagctcgtcgcgccgccgcgcctccgccacGGCGAAGCCCAGGGCGGTCGTCGCCTCGCGCTACCTCCTCCCGTCCTCCAGGCccgcttcgccggcggcggcgacacggccgGCTGCcccgaggcggccggcgacgatggcggctgACGCCGCGGCGAGAGCCGTGTCGGTCGCGTTCCAGGACGCGAGCTACTGCTTGGATGGCGGCAAGGCCAGGCACGTGCCGCatgcgccgtcgccggagaagaagagggccAGTTTCGcagctggcgcggcggcggcgcgggccaaGGTGTGCGACgcccggtggccggcggcgggggtgaACGCGGCGCCCTACGGTttccgcggcggcgtcgccacgCGGTCCGTGGCGTTCGACGAGATgacgccgcggcgcgcgtcgGTGGACGTCCCGAATCCCCTCCGCGCCGCGCTGTCATCGGACGACACCGAGAGCGCGACGTCGTCCGCCGGGTCACcggacggcgacgccgacgccgacgccaagCTCGCCGCCAGAGCGCGTCCGTCTCCCAGGAGCATCATGGCCTCGCCCGCGCGGTTCTCGCGCGACGCCATGGGGAGCCGCTCGGAGCGCTTCGCGGACCACTCGACGCCGTTCATGTCGCGCACCCCGAGGTTCCTGGCCTCGCCGTCACCCaagacgacgccgacggcgccgccgccgccgacaacgacGAAGAAGAAGTCGGTCAAGTCGCTGTTCAACGGGCTGCTCTCTTCGCCATTCACAAGACCGTCGCCTAAACAGCCACCTCCAACCAAGCCGGCGGCCATTTCGCCGGCGAGCCCGTCTCCGGCGAGGAgctcggcgacggtggcggcgtctGCCGTTCCAGGGAAGCTGCAAGCGCAGGGCAAAGCCGAGGAGGAGCACCAGCTGAGGCTGCTTCACAACCGCCATCTGCAATGGCGGCTCGCCAatgcggtggccggcgccgcgATTTCTGCGCAGGAACTGAATGCAGAT AAACAATTGTGTGGTGCATGGGTTAGTATCCTCGGGATGCGCAAATCGATTGCGCTTAAGAAGTTGGAGCTACAGCTACTGAGACAAAATTGTAAAGTCATGAATATTCTGAAGGGCCAA ATGGCATATCTGGAAGAGTGGTCCTTACTGGAGAACAAGTATGCTAATTCGCTGTCAGGAACAGTGGAAGCTCTGAATGCTACCGTTCTGCGTCTTCCTGTCTCTGATGGAGCAGTG GCAGATTTTCAGTCTGTCAAAAATGCTGTTGGCTCTGCAGTTGATGTCATGCAGACAATGAGAAACTCAATGAGTTATCTACTGCCTAAG CTAGCCCGGACAAATGTGTTGGTGTCTCAGCTGTCCAGAATTGCCAGTCAAGAACAGGTTCTAATGGCGCAGTGCAGAGAATTGCTGTCCACACTATCACTGATGCAC GTGAAGCACAGTAGCTTACAAGGGCAAATGATTCAGATGAGCCACCCAAAGAGGGCGAAAGATGTTTCTAGTTCAGAGTATCCATACTGA
- the LOC127779924 gene encoding probable N-acetyltransferase HLS1: protein MVVACLPEDGGEVVLVREFDGGRDRPGVEQVERACEVGPSGGKLCLFTDLLGDPLCRVRHSPAYLMLVAEAVGGPLGTEIVGVVRGCVKTVACGRSQLFSKVAYLLGLRVSPSHRRRGIGRKLVERMEEWFREMGAEYAYVATDRDNEPSVRLFTGACGYAKFRTPSVLVHPVFGHDLAPSRRAAVVRLDAREAELLYRRRLGSVEFFPRDIDAVLSNALSLGTFLAVPRGTRWRGVEGFLASPPASWAVASLWNCKDAFRLEVRGAPRLWRAAARATRAADRAAPWLGIPSIPNLFEPFGLHFVYGLGGGGPAAARMARALFRHAHNVARRGGARVVATEVGACEPLRAGVPHWPRLGADDLWCIKRLADGYGDGALGDWSKAPPGTSIFVDPREF, encoded by the exons ATGGTGGTGGCTTGTTTgccggaggacggcggcgaggtggtcctGGTGCGGGAGTTCGACGGCGGCCGCGACCGTCCCGGCGTCGAACAGGTTGAGCGCGCCTGCGAGGTGGGTCCGAGCGGCGGCAAGCTCTGCCTCTTCACCGACCTCCTCGGCGACCCGCTCTGCCGCGTCCGCCACTCGCCGGCCTACCTCATGCTC GTCGCGGAGGCTGTGGGTGGCCCGCTCGGCACGGAGATCGTCGGCGTCGTGCGCGGCTGCGTCAAGACCGTGGCGTGCGGGCGCAGCCAGCTCTTCTCCAAGGTGGCGTACCTGCTCGGCCTCCGGGTCTCGCcgagccaccggcggcgagggatcgGGAGGAAGCTGGTGGAGAGGATGGAGGAGTGGTTCCGGGAGATGGGTGCCGAGTACGCCTACGTCGCCACCGACCGCGACAACGAGCCCTCGGTGCGCCTCTTCACCGGCGCCTGCGGCTACGCCAAGTTCCGCACGCCGTCGGTGCTCGTGCACCCGGTGTTCGGCCACGACCTCGCGCCgtcgcggcgcgccgccgtcgtccgcctcGACGCGCGCGAGGCCGAGCTGCtgtaccgccgccgcctcggctccGTGGAGTTCTTCCCGCGGGACATCGACGCCGTGCTCTCCAACGCCCTGTCGCTCGGCACGTTCCTGGCCGTGCCGCGCGGGACGCGGTGGCGCGGCGTAGAGGGGTTcctggcctcgccgccggcgtcgtgggCGGTGGCCAGCCTGTGGAACTGCAAGGACGCGTTCCGCCTCGAGGtgcgcggcgcgccgcggctgTGGCGCGCGGCCGCCCGCGCGAcgcgcgccgccgaccgcgccgcgccgtggcTGGGCATCCCGTCCATCCCGAACCTGTTCGAGCCGTTCGGCCTCCACTTCGTCtacggcctcggcggcggcggccccgcggcggcgcgcatgGCGCGGGCGCTGTTCCGGCACGCCCACaacgtggcgcggcgcggcggggcgcgcgTGGTGGCCACCGAGGTGGGCGCGTGCGAGCCGCTCCGCGCCGGCGTGCCGCACTGGCCGCGCCTCGGCGCTGACGACCTCTGGTGCATCAAGAGGCTCGCCGACggctacggcgacggcgcgctcgGCGACTGGAGCAAGGCGCCGCCGGGAACCTCCATCTTCGTAGACCCAAGGGAGTTTTAG